In Homo sapiens chromosome 11, GRCh38.p14 Primary Assembly, one DNA window encodes the following:
- the DEFB108B gene encoding beta-defensin 108B precursor, which yields MRIAVLLFAIFFFMSQVLPARGKFKEICERPNGSCRDFCLETEIHVGRCLNSQPCCLPLGHQPRIESTTPKKD from the exons aTGAGGATTGCTGTCCTCCTCTTcgccattttcttctttatgagccAAGTTCTACCAG CCAGGGGCAAATTCAAGGAGATCTGTGAACGTCCAAATGGCTCCTGTCGGGACTTTTGCCTTGAAACAGAAATCCATGTTGGGAGATGTTTAAATAGCCAACCCTGCTGCCTGCCTCTGGGGCATCAACCAAGAATTGAGAGCACTACACCCAAAAAGGACTGA